The following coding sequences are from one Acidobacteriota bacterium window:
- a CDS encoding ABC transporter permease, producing MPYELFIALRYLRAKRRQMAVSVITGVAILGVTIGVAALLVALALIKGFRHEIQDKILQGTAHLNLLRADGGNIENYGELAAQISTVPGVVAASATSYEPVLLTIGDRSEQAIIKGVDLTAQASANEVFAITVEGDAKQLSRPDSPAVEDSPAGIIIGKELARTLGLQLNARVTVVSAATSLTPAGMLPRPRYTSFRVVGFFASGLYEYDSKWAYIALDVLQQLSGKGNTAGVIQMRVADIYAVSEIGARVQAKAGAAFITNNWQELNRPLFAALQLQQRIVVIFFILLIAVAMLNIITTLTLMVVEKHKDVAILRAQGATAASIGRIFCLQGISVGVIGTVSGFALGVILYWLINAYHLIAVPAEIYSISHVTLQLRVIDCLGVCLTTVFISFLATLYPAYTAAKLQPVEVLRYE from the coding sequence CTATTGGCGTGGCAGCGCTATTGGTCGCCCTAGCTCTGATCAAAGGCTTCCGCCACGAAATTCAAGACAAAATCTTGCAAGGCACCGCGCATCTCAACCTGCTCAGAGCTGACGGCGGCAACATTGAAAATTATGGGGAATTGGCAGCGCAAATCAGCACTGTACCGGGAGTCGTGGCGGCTTCGGCAACAAGCTACGAGCCAGTCTTACTGACCATCGGTGATCGCAGCGAACAAGCCATCATCAAAGGTGTTGATCTAACGGCCCAGGCGAGCGCCAACGAAGTCTTTGCAATCACCGTTGAAGGCGATGCCAAACAATTGAGCCGCCCAGACTCACCAGCCGTTGAAGACAGTCCCGCCGGCATCATCATTGGCAAAGAGTTGGCTCGAACCCTGGGCCTGCAATTAAACGCCCGCGTCACCGTGGTATCAGCCGCAACCAGTTTAACCCCCGCCGGCATGTTGCCCCGTCCCAGATACACAAGCTTTCGAGTGGTAGGTTTTTTCGCTTCAGGTCTATATGAGTATGACTCGAAATGGGCCTATATCGCCTTGGATGTGCTGCAACAACTCAGCGGCAAAGGTAACACTGCGGGGGTCATTCAAATGCGCGTAGCCGATATTTACGCCGTCAGTGAGATTGGCGCGCGCGTGCAAGCTAAAGCTGGCGCAGCTTTCATTACAAACAACTGGCAGGAATTGAATCGCCCGCTGTTTGCGGCCTTGCAATTACAGCAACGTATCGTGGTGATCTTCTTTATTCTGCTGATTGCGGTTGCCATGTTAAATATCATCACGACTTTGACGCTCATGGTGGTTGAAAAGCATAAGGATGTCGCAATCCTACGGGCGCAAGGGGCTACGGCTGCTTCAATTGGCCGTATCTTTTGCTTGCAAGGAATATCTGTTGGAGTCATTGGCACAGTAAGTGGTTTCGCCTTAGGGGTCATTTTGTATTGGCTCATCAATGCTTACCACTTAATTGCAGTACCGGCGGAAATCTACTCCATTTCTCATGTTACCCTTCAATTGCGCGTTATAGATTGTTTGGGAGTCTGTCTCACTACCGTTTTTATCAGCTTTCTGGCTACGCTTTACCCGGCCTACACAGCCGCCAAACTACAGCCGGTTGAAGTTTTGCGGTACGAATAG